The Marinomonas sp. CT5 genome contains the following window.
TGTCGGTACACGGGATGGTCTACGAATCATAGTACAAGCTTATGTGGTATGGCAGGTCAAAGCTGACGACAAAAACGTAAAACGATTTATGCGCGCAGTAAAAAACCAACCTGACGAAGCCGCACGTCAACTGCGTACTTTTGTCGGTTCCGCTTTAGAAACCAGCGCTAGCAGCTTTAACTTAGCTAACTTAGTCAACACCGACGCAAGCAAAGTACAAATTATCGATTTTGAAAAGAGAGTACGCCAACAAATTGAGCAACAGTTATTAGATACTTACGGTGTACGCGTTGTTCAAGTTGGCATTGAACGCTTAACATTACCTGTGGTGACTTTAGCAGCTACCGTTGACAGAATGCGTGCTGAACGGGAAACAATAGCAACTGAGCGAACCGCTGAGGGGAAACGCCAAGCCGCAGAAATCAATTCAACGGCTCAGCGCGATGCTCGAATCTTAAAAGCCGACGCCACGGTAAAAGCAGCAGACATTGAAGCGCAATCGCTCGTCGACGCTGCCAATATATATGGCAAAGCCCATGCACAAGCACCGCAACTTTACGATCTACTACGTTCTTTGGATACCTTAAGCAGCATTATTAATCCAAATACTCATTTGGTCCTGCGCACTGATGCAGCCCCGTTTAATGCATTAGTCGATGGACCCGCACTTTTTTTGAAACCCAATAACACCCTACGTTCCAGAGAAACAAAAGAAGAGGCTAAACGACCATGATTTTTGCTAAGAAAGCAGGCGAGCCAATTGGTCACTGGTTTCAGGCTGGGCGTTTGGCTTTTATCGCTTTGTATGCGATTACTCTAATCACCGCCTTTGGTTGGTTAACCAGTAACATAAGACAAATTGGTCCAGAAAATCGCGCCGTTGTA
Protein-coding sequences here:
- a CDS encoding protease modulator HflC; its protein translation is MNPSHPHHDHESTAEPHVDHTHHHPKADEKKSSYFRRLSFALFLILFAAAAACLVQVRSGEAEVITRFGNPVRVLLDPGLAWHWPVPFELSTPVDLRLRTTSSGLQDVGTRDGLRIIVQAYVVWQVKADDKNVKRFMRAVKNQPDEAARQLRTFVGSALETSASSFNLANLVNTDASKVQIIDFEKRVRQQIEQQLLDTYGVRVVQVGIERLTLPVVTLAATVDRMRAERETIATERTAEGKRQAAEINSTAQRDARILKADATVKAADIEAQSLVDAANIYGKAHAQAPQLYDLLRSLDTLSSIINPNTHLVLRTDAAPFNALVDGPALFLKPNNTLRSRETKEEAKRP